From a region of the Mus pahari chromosome 12, PAHARI_EIJ_v1.1, whole genome shotgun sequence genome:
- the Hrg gene encoding histidine-rich glycoprotein: protein MADHSRGWFSTMRVFTTALLLVTLQCSHALSPTNCDASEPLAEKVLDLINKGRRSGYAFQLLRVSDAHLDRVGTATVYYLALDVIESDCWVLSTKAQDDCLPSRWPSEIVIGQCKVIATRYSNESQDLSVNGYNCTTSSVSSALGNTKDSPVLFDFFEDSELYRKQARKALDKYKRENVGFDSFRVEQAERVIRARGGERTNYYVEFSMRNCSTRHFPRSPLVFGFCRAILSYSIEASDLETPDFIDINCEVFNIEDQKNTSHMKPHWGRERPLCDKHLCKLSGSRDHHHTHKTYELGCPPPPEGKDNSDRPPLQEGALPQLPPGHPPHSGTNRNHRPPHNHSCNEHPCHGHRPHGHHPHGHHPHGHHPHGHRPHGHHPHGHHPHGHHPHGHDFLDYGPCDPPSNSQEPKGQYHRGYGPPHGHSRKRGPGKVLFPFHHQQIGYVYRLPPLNIGEVLTLPEANFPSFSLPDCHRPLQPEIRPFPHTTSKSCPGKFEREFPQISKFFGDILPK from the exons ATGGCAGACCACAGTCGAGGATGGTTTAGCACAATGAGGGTGTTCACCACGGCATTGCTTCTAGTCACCCTGCAGTGCTCCCATGCCCTGAGTCCCACCAACTGTGATGCTTCTGAGCCTCTGGCTGAGAAAGTTCTAGACCTGATCAATAAAGGGCGGAGGAGTGGCTATGCTTTCCAGCTGCTGCGGGTCTCTGACGCCCACTTGGACAGAGTG GGAACGGCCACAGTCTACTACTTAGCTTTAGATGTGATAGAGTCTGACTGTTGGGTCCTCTCCACAAAAGCCCAGGATGACTGCCTTCCCTCAAGGTGGCCATCTGAAATA GTGATTGGACAATGTAAGGTAATAGCCACAAGATACTCGAATGAGTCTCAAGATCTTAGCGTGAATGGCTATAACTGCACCACAAGTTCTG tcTCTTCAGCACTTGGCAATACCAAAGACAGTCCTGTACTCTTCGACTTCTTTGAGGATTCCGAGCTCTACAGAAAGCAAGCCCGTAAAGCCCTCGATAAGTACAAAAGGGAGAATGTTGGCTTTGACTCTTTCAGAGTGGAACAGGCAGAACGGGTTATAAGAGCG AGAGGCGGGGAAAGAACCAATTACTATGTGGAATTCTCCATGAGGAACTGTTCCACACGGCATTTCCCCAGGTCCCCTCTG GTCTTTGGATTCTGCAGAGCAATTTTGTCCTACAGTATAGAAGCCTCTGACTTGGAAACCCCAGATTTCATTGACATAAACTGCGAAGTCTTCAACATTGAG GATCAAAAAAACACAAGTCATATGAAGCCCCATTGGGGCCGTGAGCGTCCTCTTTGTGACAAACATCTGTGTAAGCTCAGTGGATCCAGGGATCATCATCATACACATAAGACATATGAACTTGGATGCCCACCTCCACCAGAAGGAAAAGATAACTCAGACAGACCACCCCTTCAAGAAGGAGCCCTTCCACAACTGCCCCCTGGCCATCCCCCTCATTCTGGTACCAACAGGAACCATAGACCCCCTCATAATCACAGTTGTAATGAGCATCCTTGTCATGGACATCGTCCCCATGGACACCATCCCCACGGTCACCATCCCCATGGTCATCACCCCCACGGTCACCGTCCCCACGGTCACCACCCCCATGGTCACCACCCCCACGGTCACCATCCTCATGGACATGACTTCCTTGACTATGGACCTTGTGACCCACCCTCCAATAGTCAAGAACCCAAAGGTCAGTATCATCGGGGCTATGGTCCACCACATGGACACTCAAGAAAAAGAGGTCCAGGCAAAGTACTCTTTCCTTTTCACCACCAACAAATCGGATATGTCTACCGACTCCCTCCACTGAATATAGGTGAAGTTCTCACTCTTCCTGAAGCCAATTTCCCCAGCTTCTCATTGCCAGATTGCCACAGACCCCTACAACCAGAGATTCGGCCCTTCCCTCATACAACCTCTAAGTCATGTCCAGGAAAATTTGAGAGAGAGTTTCCACAAATTTCCAAGTTTTTTGGAGATATACTTCCAAAATAA